The Bos indicus x Bos taurus breed Angus x Brahman F1 hybrid chromosome 10, Bos_hybrid_MaternalHap_v2.0, whole genome shotgun sequence genome has a segment encoding these proteins:
- the CALML4 gene encoding calmodulin-like protein 4 isoform X1 — protein MAAVDLLPGTPPRRADFRLEAGKGNRKAVLGAASPRVAAGGPAMAKFLSQDQINEYKECFSLYDKQQRGKIKATDLLTVMRCLGASPTPGEAQRHLQTHRIDRNGELDFSTFLTIMHMQIKQEDPKKEILLAMLMADKEKKGYIMASELRSKLMQLGEKLTHKEVEDLFREAGIEPNGKVKYDEFIQKLTIPVRDY, from the exons ATGGCAGCCGTGGATTTATTACCGGGGACTCCACCCCGCCGGGCGGACTTTCGACTTGAAGCCGGGAAGGGGAACAGGAAGGCAGTCCTGGGAGCAGCGAGCCCACGGGTGGCAGCTGGAGGCCCCGCGATG GCCAAGTTTCTTTCCCAGGACCAAATTAATG AGTACAAAGAGTGCTTCTCCCTGTACGACAAGCAGCAGCGGGGGAAGATTAAAGCCACGGACCTTCTGACGGTGATGCGGTGCCTGGGGGCCAGCCCAACGCCTGGGGAGGCTCAGCGACACCTACAGACTCACAGGATAG ACAGAAATGGAGAGCTGGATTTCTCTACTTTCCTGACCATCATGCATATGCAAATAAAACAAGAGGACCCAAAGAAGGAAATTCTTTTGGCCATGTTGATGGCGGACAAGGAGAAGAAAGGCTACATCATGGCGTCTGAACTGCGCTCAAAACTCATGCAACTGGGGGAGAAGCTCACCCACAAAGAAG TGGAGGATCTCTTCAGGGAAGCAGGTATTGAACCGAATGGCAAAGTGAAGTATGACGAGTTCATCCAGAAGCTCACCATTCCTGTGCGGGACTACTGA
- the CALML4 gene encoding calmodulin-like protein 4 isoform X3 produces the protein MRCLGASPTPGEAQRHLQTHRIDRNGELDFSTFLTIMHMQIKQEDPKKEILLAMLMADKEKKGYIMASELRSKLMQLGEKLTHKEVEDLFREAGIEPNGKVKYDEFIQKLTIPVRDY, from the exons ATGCGGTGCCTGGGGGCCAGCCCAACGCCTGGGGAGGCTCAGCGACACCTACAGACTCACAGGATAG ACAGAAATGGAGAGCTGGATTTCTCTACTTTCCTGACCATCATGCATATGCAAATAAAACAAGAGGACCCAAAGAAGGAAATTCTTTTGGCCATGTTGATGGCGGACAAGGAGAAGAAAGGCTACATCATGGCGTCTGAACTGCGCTCAAAACTCATGCAACTGGGGGAGAAGCTCACCCACAAAGAAG TGGAGGATCTCTTCAGGGAAGCAGGTATTGAACCGAATGGCAAAGTGAAGTATGACGAGTTCATCCAGAAGCTCACCATTCCTGTGCGGGACTACTGA
- the CALML4 gene encoding calmodulin-like protein 4 isoform X2: protein MAAVDLLPGTPPRRADFRLEAGKGNRKAVLGAASPRVAAGGPAMAKFLSQDQINDRNGELDFSTFLTIMHMQIKQEDPKKEILLAMLMADKEKKGYIMASELRSKLMQLGEKLTHKEVEDLFREAGIEPNGKVKYDEFIQKLTIPVRDY, encoded by the exons ATGGCAGCCGTGGATTTATTACCGGGGACTCCACCCCGCCGGGCGGACTTTCGACTTGAAGCCGGGAAGGGGAACAGGAAGGCAGTCCTGGGAGCAGCGAGCCCACGGGTGGCAGCTGGAGGCCCCGCGATG GCCAAGTTTCTTTCCCAGGACCAAATTAATG ACAGAAATGGAGAGCTGGATTTCTCTACTTTCCTGACCATCATGCATATGCAAATAAAACAAGAGGACCCAAAGAAGGAAATTCTTTTGGCCATGTTGATGGCGGACAAGGAGAAGAAAGGCTACATCATGGCGTCTGAACTGCGCTCAAAACTCATGCAACTGGGGGAGAAGCTCACCCACAAAGAAG TGGAGGATCTCTTCAGGGAAGCAGGTATTGAACCGAATGGCAAAGTGAAGTATGACGAGTTCATCCAGAAGCTCACCATTCCTGTGCGGGACTACTGA